A DNA window from Comamonas sp. 26 contains the following coding sequences:
- the mfd gene encoding transcription-repair coupling factor gives MQLPKLTPGKRFHLPRPTGSADALLLAKLGEREKGDGRVTAIVTADASDARRLMEEMAFFAPDLRCALFPDWETLPYDGFSPHQDLISERLAALWRINQRDKEHGADVVIVPATTALYRLAPPSFLAGYTFEFKSGQKLDEAKLKAQLTLAGYQHVSQVVSHGEYAVRGGLIDLFPMGSQVPYRVDLFDNEIDSIRTFDPDSQRSLYPVPEVRLLPGREFPMDEDARAKFRSRWREMLEGDPTRSRVYKDMGLGIATAGIEYYLPLFFDETATVFDYLGDEATVVLHGDLEPAFQRFWQDTKDRYRLVQGDPDHPALPPETLFLTSEQFYTRSKEHAQLALRPGTEDVADSAIFQKLTDLSVVRGAEDPLAKLQKHIAASASRVLLLAESDGRRESLLDFFRASGVNPPVFDSLAEFQADTTEKIGIATSSLMNGFAWVEEGLDFVTETELFATSPTGRRRRRQEQVSDVEALIKDLSELKVGDPIVHSDHGIGRYRGLINMDMGQKNPDGTPALQEFLHLEYAASAVLYVPVSQLHYISRYTGVSPDDAPLHKLGGSQWEKAKRKAAEQVRDSAAELLNIYARRAARQGHAFRFPTADYEQFVADFGFEETADQNAAIHAVIQDMISPQPMDRLVCGDVGFGKTEVALRAAFVAAMGGKQVAFLAPTTLLAEQHYQTLVDRFSKWPIKVAEVSRFRSGKEITAAIKGIADGTVDIVVGTHKLLSESTQFKNLGLLIIDEEHRFGVRHKEAMKAMRAEVDILTLTATPIPRTMGMALEGLRDLSVIATAPQRRLAIKTFVRNEGTGVIREAVLRELKRGGQVYFLHNEVDTIENRKQKLEEILPEARIAVAHGQMPERELERVMRDFVAQRYNILLCSTIIETGIDVPSANTILISRADKFGLAQLHQLRGRVGRSHHQAYAYLMVPDLDSLTKQAQQRLEAIQQMEELGSGFYLAMHDLEIRGAGEVLGENQSGNMLEVGFQLYNEMLSEAVRSLKAGKEPDLLSPLSASTDINLHAPALLPNDYCGDVHLRLSFYKKLATAKTADQIDTLLEEIVDRFGKLPPQAQTLIDVHRLRVLSQPYGVVKVDAAPGVINITFKPQPPIDPMNIIHLIQKNKHIKLAGNEKLRIEKELENPKDRAQMVRDVLRSLGQPLKTEAEVLA, from the coding sequence ATGCAACTGCCCAAGCTCACTCCTGGTAAACGCTTTCACCTGCCCCGCCCCACCGGCAGCGCCGATGCACTGCTGCTGGCCAAGCTGGGCGAACGCGAGAAGGGCGATGGCCGCGTGACCGCCATCGTCACGGCCGATGCATCCGATGCACGCCGACTGATGGAAGAGATGGCATTCTTCGCACCAGATCTGCGCTGCGCCCTGTTCCCCGACTGGGAGACTCTGCCTTACGACGGTTTCTCGCCGCACCAGGACTTGATCAGCGAGCGACTGGCCGCCCTGTGGCGCATCAACCAGCGCGATAAGGAGCATGGGGCCGATGTGGTCATCGTGCCCGCTACCACGGCGCTGTACCGACTGGCGCCCCCGTCTTTTCTGGCGGGCTACACCTTTGAATTCAAAAGCGGGCAAAAGCTCGATGAAGCCAAGCTCAAGGCCCAACTGACGCTGGCGGGCTATCAACATGTGTCGCAAGTGGTCAGCCACGGTGAATATGCGGTGCGGGGTGGCCTGATCGACCTGTTCCCCATGGGCTCGCAAGTGCCGTATCGCGTTGATCTGTTTGATAACGAGATTGACTCCATCCGCACTTTTGACCCCGACAGCCAGCGCAGCCTCTACCCCGTACCCGAAGTGCGCCTGCTGCCCGGCCGCGAATTCCCCATGGACGAGGACGCGCGCGCCAAGTTCCGCAGCCGCTGGCGCGAGATGCTGGAAGGCGACCCCACGCGCAGCCGCGTCTACAAAGACATGGGCCTGGGCATTGCCACGGCCGGCATCGAGTACTACCTGCCGCTGTTCTTTGACGAAACCGCGACGGTGTTTGACTATCTGGGCGACGAAGCTACGGTGGTGCTGCATGGCGATCTGGAGCCCGCCTTTCAGCGCTTTTGGCAAGACACCAAGGACCGCTACCGTCTGGTGCAGGGCGACCCCGATCACCCGGCCCTGCCACCTGAGACGCTGTTCCTGACCTCAGAGCAGTTCTATACCCGCAGCAAAGAGCACGCCCAACTGGCCCTGCGCCCTGGCACCGAAGACGTGGCCGACAGCGCCATTTTTCAGAAACTCACGGACTTGTCCGTGGTTCGCGGCGCCGAAGATCCGCTGGCCAAGCTGCAAAAACATATAGCAGCTTCTGCAAGCCGGGTGCTGCTTCTGGCCGAATCGGATGGCAGACGCGAAAGCCTGCTGGACTTCTTCCGTGCCTCGGGCGTCAACCCGCCGGTGTTCGACTCGCTGGCCGAGTTCCAGGCCGATACGACGGAAAAAATCGGCATTGCCACCTCAAGCTTGATGAATGGCTTTGCCTGGGTGGAAGAAGGTCTGGACTTCGTCACCGAAACCGAACTATTCGCCACCAGTCCCACGGGCCGCCGCCGCCGCAGGCAGGAGCAAGTCAGCGATGTAGAAGCGCTGATCAAGGACTTGTCTGAACTGAAAGTGGGCGACCCCATCGTTCACTCCGACCATGGCATTGGCCGCTACCGTGGCCTCATCAATATGGACATGGGCCAGAAAAACCCCGACGGCACCCCCGCGCTACAGGAGTTTCTGCACCTGGAGTACGCCGCCAGCGCCGTGCTCTATGTGCCTGTCAGCCAGTTGCACTACATCAGCCGCTACACCGGCGTATCGCCTGACGATGCGCCGCTGCACAAGCTGGGCGGCTCGCAATGGGAAAAAGCCAAACGCAAGGCCGCCGAGCAGGTGCGCGACTCGGCTGCCGAGCTGCTCAACATCTACGCCCGCCGCGCGGCGCGTCAAGGCCATGCCTTCCGTTTCCCAACAGCGGACTACGAGCAGTTTGTGGCCGACTTCGGCTTTGAAGAAACCGCCGACCAGAACGCCGCCATTCATGCCGTGATTCAGGACATGATTTCGCCCCAGCCCATGGACCGCTTGGTCTGCGGCGATGTGGGCTTTGGCAAGACAGAAGTCGCCCTGCGCGCGGCCTTTGTGGCGGCCATGGGCGGCAAGCAAGTGGCGTTTCTGGCACCCACCACCCTGCTGGCAGAGCAGCATTACCAGACGCTGGTCGATCGCTTTTCCAAGTGGCCCATCAAGGTGGCCGAGGTTTCGCGCTTTCGCTCTGGCAAAGAGATTACCGCTGCCATCAAGGGCATTGCCGATGGCACGGTGGACATCGTGGTCGGCACGCACAAGCTGCTGTCGGAATCGACCCAGTTCAAAAATCTGGGTCTGCTCATCATCGACGAGGAACACCGCTTTGGCGTACGCCACAAGGAAGCCATGAAGGCCATGCGTGCCGAGGTGGACATCTTGACGCTGACGGCAACACCCATCCCCCGCACCATGGGCATGGCGCTGGAAGGTTTGCGCGATCTGTCGGTGATTGCTACCGCCCCGCAGCGCCGTCTTGCCATCAAGACCTTTGTGCGCAACGAAGGCACTGGCGTCATCCGTGAAGCCGTGCTGCGTGAACTCAAGCGCGGCGGACAGGTTTACTTTCTGCACAACGAAGTCGACACCATCGAGAACCGCAAGCAAAAGCTGGAAGAAATCCTGCCCGAGGCCCGCATTGCCGTAGCCCACGGCCAGATGCCCGAGCGTGAGCTGGAGCGCGTGATGCGCGACTTTGTGGCCCAGCGCTACAACATTCTGCTGTGCTCGACCATCATCGAAACCGGTATCGACGTTCCTAGCGCCAATACCATCCTCATCAGCCGCGCTGACAAATTTGGTCTGGCCCAGCTGCATCAGCTGCGCGGCCGTGTGGGCCGCAGCCACCACCAAGCTTATGCATATCTCATGGTGCCGGACTTGGACAGCCTGACCAAGCAGGCCCAACAGCGACTGGAAGCCATTCAGCAGATGGAAGAACTGGGCAGCGGCTTTTACCTGGCCATGCACGACCTGGAAATTCGCGGTGCGGGCGAGGTACTGGGCGAAAACCAGAGCGGCAATATGCTGGAAGTGGGCTTTCAGCTCTACAACGAAATGCTGTCTGAAGCCGTGCGCAGCCTGAAGGCTGGCAAAGAGCCCGACCTGCTGTCGCCGCTGTCAGCATCGACCGATATCAATCTGCACGCGCCTGCGCTGTTGCCCAACGATTACTGCGGCGATGTGCATCTGCGCCTGTCGTTCTACAAGAAGCTGGCCACGGCCAAGACTGCAGATCAGATCGACACTCTGCTCGAAGAAATCGTGGATCGCTTTGGCAAGCTGCCGCCCCAAGCTCAGACGCTGATCGACGTGCACCGCCTGCGCGTGCTGTCCCAGCCCTATGGCGTGGTCAAGGTGGATGCAGCGCCCGGCGTCATCAACATCACCTTCAAGCCCCAGCCGCCGATTGACCCGATGAACATCATTCATCTGATCCAGAAGAACAAGCACATCAAGCTGGCGGGCAACGAGAAGCTGCGCATCGAAAAAGAGCTAGAAAACCCCAAGGACCGCGCGCAAATGGTGCGTGATGTGCTGCGCAGCCTGGGCCAGCCGCTCAAGACCGAAGCCGAGGTGCTCGCTTAA